From a region of the Agromyces ramosus genome:
- a CDS encoding SDR family NAD(P)-dependent oxidoreductase — protein MSVRYGTVVLTGATSGIGEATALRLVGRATTLIALGVESDQDAASVIDGLRRVGSAEVHYIAADFTQLSEVVAAVQRVKSLATPIDLLINDAGVPGSPERIVTPDGFERTLQVNALAPALLTRLLVPTLAEGARIVNVGSSAHRVEHFDFDDIDLQREYSPVMAYARAKLAMLTWSSLLAEEEASSSLTVVALCPGLNNTPLSAAMIGKIGGPPAHGADRVLNASVVPLASGSYLENDRVVSPSADGLDPDNRARLVALFWERLAPFAGSPSRTP, from the coding sequence GTGAGCGTCCGATACGGGACAGTCGTCCTTACCGGCGCAACCAGCGGAATCGGTGAGGCGACGGCCCTCCGTCTTGTCGGCAGGGCAACGACGCTGATCGCGCTTGGCGTCGAATCGGATCAGGATGCCGCTAGCGTGATCGATGGACTCCGGCGAGTGGGCAGCGCTGAGGTTCACTACATCGCGGCGGACTTCACGCAGCTATCCGAGGTCGTCGCTGCCGTGCAGCGAGTCAAGTCGCTGGCGACCCCGATCGATCTGCTCATCAACGACGCAGGCGTCCCCGGCTCGCCGGAGCGGATCGTCACCCCCGATGGGTTCGAGCGCACCCTGCAGGTCAACGCGCTGGCGCCGGCGCTGCTCACCCGCCTTCTGGTTCCGACGCTCGCCGAGGGTGCTCGGATCGTCAACGTCGGATCATCGGCCCACCGTGTCGAGCACTTCGACTTCGATGACATCGACTTGCAGCGTGAGTATTCACCGGTCATGGCCTACGCCCGCGCCAAACTCGCGATGTTGACGTGGTCCTCGCTGCTTGCCGAGGAGGAGGCATCCTCGTCCCTCACGGTTGTCGCTCTCTGTCCCGGACTCAATAACACGCCGCTCAGTGCCGCGATGATAGGGAAGATCGGCGGGCCGCCCGCCCATGGCGCAGACCGGGTGCTGAACGCGAGCGTGGTCCCGCTTGCCTCAGGCTCCTACCTCGAGAACGATCGGGTGGTCAGCCCCAGCGCGGATGGCCTCGACCCGGATAACCGCGCTCGCCTAGTCGCGCTGTTCTGGGAGCGCCTCGCCCCATTCGCCGGCTCACCATCGCGCACGCCGTGA
- a CDS encoding SDR family NAD(P)-dependent oxidoreductase, which translates to MSEQTADQKIVVITGASSGIGRGAAIEIAARGMGVIATYNARPEGAERTVADILENGGTAVALPLDIGRTDTFPDFTDALTGVLKSEWNKGRIHALVNNAGFGGGMGFEEMTEEAFDAYYRVLLRGPYFLTQALLPLIETGGSIVNTSSSAVRPGDTEPGYSGYAAMKAGLVTATRFLAKELSSRSIRVNSIAPGPTRTRLADNAFERFPQVIDGIAAKTAFGRIGEPADVGKVIAFLVSDDSAWITGQDIQAAGGYAL; encoded by the coding sequence ATGAGCGAACAGACAGCTGACCAGAAGATCGTCGTCATTACCGGAGCGAGCTCCGGCATCGGACGCGGCGCCGCCATCGAGATCGCCGCGCGCGGCATGGGCGTCATCGCCACCTACAACGCACGCCCCGAGGGCGCTGAAAGGACCGTCGCGGACATCCTGGAGAACGGTGGCACCGCCGTCGCACTCCCGCTCGATATCGGCCGCACTGACACCTTCCCGGACTTCACGGACGCTCTCACCGGCGTGCTGAAAAGCGAGTGGAACAAAGGCCGAATCCATGCCTTGGTGAACAATGCTGGCTTCGGCGGCGGCATGGGCTTCGAGGAGATGACGGAGGAGGCCTTCGACGCCTACTACCGAGTGCTTCTCCGCGGACCGTACTTCCTCACTCAGGCGCTCCTGCCCTTGATCGAGACCGGCGGCTCGATCGTCAACACCTCCAGCAGCGCCGTGCGCCCCGGAGACACGGAACCGGGCTACTCCGGCTACGCGGCGATGAAGGCCGGCCTGGTCACAGCCACCCGCTTCCTTGCCAAAGAACTCAGCAGCCGCTCGATCCGCGTCAACTCGATCGCCCCCGGCCCGACCCGTACCCGCCTGGCCGACAACGCCTTCGAGCGATTCCCGCAGGTGATCGACGGTATCGCGGCCAAGACCGCATTCGGGCGGATCGGCGAACCTGCAGATGTCGGAAAGGTCATTGCCTTCCTCGTCTCCGACGACTCCGCGTGGATCACCGGCCAGGACATCCAGGCAGCCGGAGGATACGCGCTGTGA
- a CDS encoding AraC family transcriptional regulator — translation MSFDEFRALVARHAPSGISSTAIPGVLVSRMNDGGSQDESTTGTVLAVVAQGTKRLSVGGTIHDYGVGQYLVASVDLPVSGHFIDATPDHPALGFGLELRPEVIAEMMLTAAAAEFNRPARGESSPPAIAVGATSARLLDATLRMLRLLDHPRDIPILAPMIEREILWLIMSDEQGATVRQLGLADSSLSRVRHVVRWMREHFAESLRVDDLAELARMSPSAFHRAFHAVTSMSPIQYQKSIRLQEARLRLLAKPGDIGATAYAVGYESPSQFSREYRREFGASPSEDAASLRASARP, via the coding sequence ATGTCCTTCGATGAGTTCCGCGCCTTGGTCGCACGACACGCCCCTAGCGGTATCAGTTCGACGGCGATCCCCGGAGTCCTCGTTTCACGGATGAATGACGGTGGCTCGCAGGACGAGTCGACCACGGGCACGGTCCTGGCGGTCGTCGCGCAGGGCACCAAGCGGCTCTCCGTGGGCGGAACGATTCACGACTACGGGGTCGGCCAATACTTGGTCGCTTCCGTGGACCTCCCGGTGTCCGGTCACTTCATCGACGCCACCCCGGACCATCCCGCGTTGGGGTTCGGTCTCGAACTGCGTCCGGAGGTCATTGCGGAGATGATGCTCACTGCCGCTGCGGCAGAGTTCAATCGGCCCGCCCGCGGGGAATCTTCCCCGCCTGCGATCGCGGTCGGCGCGACCTCGGCGCGACTACTCGACGCCACCCTCCGAATGCTCAGGTTGCTCGATCACCCGCGCGACATCCCGATTCTCGCTCCGATGATCGAACGGGAGATCCTCTGGCTGATCATGTCCGATGAGCAGGGCGCCACCGTGCGCCAGCTCGGCCTAGCCGACAGCAGCCTCAGCCGGGTCCGCCACGTCGTCCGCTGGATGCGCGAACACTTCGCCGAATCTCTCCGCGTCGACGACCTCGCAGAGCTCGCCCGGATGAGTCCCTCAGCGTTCCACCGAGCGTTCCATGCGGTGACGTCGATGAGCCCAATCCAGTATCAGAAGAGCATCCGATTGCAGGAGGCACGACTGCGACTCCTCGCCAAGCCCGGCGACATCGGCGCAACCGCCTATGCGGTCGGTTACGAGAGCCCCTCGCAGTTCAGTCGGGAGTACAGGCGTGAGTTCGGCGCTTCGCCCAGCGAAGACGCCGCCTCCCTCCGCGCGTCGGCGCGGCCATAG
- the rsfS gene encoding ribosome silencing factor — translation MTASDQALDSLALAARAADSKGGEDLVALDVSVPLPFADVFLLVTGNSERNVIAIADEIESVLGKAGTPTRRREGHHTGRWILLDFGDLVVHVFHREERLYYGLERLWADCPALPVAPLLAAKS, via the coding sequence ATGACCGCATCCGACCAGGCACTCGACTCCCTCGCGCTTGCCGCGAGGGCGGCCGATTCCAAGGGCGGCGAAGATCTCGTCGCCCTCGACGTTTCCGTGCCCCTGCCCTTCGCCGATGTCTTCCTCCTCGTCACCGGCAACTCCGAGCGCAATGTCATCGCGATCGCCGACGAGATCGAGTCGGTGCTCGGCAAGGCGGGCACGCCGACTCGTCGCCGTGAGGGACACCACACCGGCCGGTGGATCCTCCTCGATTTCGGCGACCTCGTGGTGCACGTGTTCCACCGTGAAGAGCGCCTCTACTACGGACTCGAGCGGCTCTGGGCCGACTGCCCGGCGCTGCCGGTGGCGCCGCTCCTCGCCGCGAAGAGCTGA
- the nadD gene encoding nicotinate-nucleotide adenylyltransferase, whose amino-acid sequence MTVEVRRPRLGVMGGTFDPIHHGHLVAASEVAQSLDLDEVIFVPTGEPSYKTDVTPAEHRYLMTVIATASNPRFTVSRVDIDRSKPTFTIDTLRDIRRERRDADLYFITGADAIAQILSWKDVDELWELAHFVAVSRPGHVLSVSGLPEQDVSLLEVPALAISSTDCRDRVRRGFPVWYLVPDGVVQYISKHHLYRSVE is encoded by the coding sequence ATGACGGTCGAGGTTCGCCGGCCGAGACTCGGGGTCATGGGCGGCACGTTCGACCCCATCCACCACGGTCACCTCGTCGCCGCGAGCGAGGTGGCGCAGTCGCTCGACCTCGACGAGGTCATCTTCGTGCCCACCGGCGAGCCGAGCTACAAGACGGATGTCACGCCCGCTGAGCATCGCTACCTGATGACCGTCATCGCGACGGCCTCGAACCCGCGCTTCACCGTGAGTCGCGTCGACATCGACCGCTCGAAGCCGACGTTCACGATCGACACCCTGCGGGACATCCGGCGCGAACGCCGCGATGCCGACCTCTACTTCATCACCGGTGCCGACGCCATCGCCCAGATCCTCTCCTGGAAAGACGTCGACGAGCTGTGGGAACTCGCCCACTTCGTGGCTGTGAGTCGGCCGGGACATGTGCTGTCCGTTTCGGGTTTGCCCGAGCAAGACGTAAGCTTGTTGGAGGTTCCGGCACTTGCGATCTCGTCGACCGACTGCCGGGACAGGGTGCGCCGGGGATTCCCGGTGTGGTACTTGGTGCCCGATGGGGTCGTCCAGTACATCTCCAAGCACCACCTCTATCGGAGTGTCGAATGA
- a CDS encoding glutamate-5-semialdehyde dehydrogenase, which translates to MLQTELDTAVLDERLAAAKEASYRLARATTAEKNAALEQVSTLLRAAAADIIAANALDLQAGRDAGLATGLLDRLALDERRVEALADAVLEVIGLSDPVGETVSGRSLPNGVRIDQVRVPLGVIGAIYEARPNVTIDIAVLAIKSGNAAVLRGGTAAEQTNRVLVEVLRDALEAVGLPGAAVQTVDDFGRAGARHLMQARDYVDVLIPRGSAALIRAVVEEARVPVIETGAGVVHMFLDESAREDWAVELVHNAKVQRPSVCNALETLLVHRDAAQRLLPAVLDRLEASGVTVHADERVRALRPEAAPITDDEWATEHMSLDLSVGIVDSLDDALAHIRRYSTKHTESIVTNDLANAERFLNEVDAAAVMVNASTRFTDGAEFGFGAEVGISTQKLHARGPMGLPELTSTKWIVRGAGHVRA; encoded by the coding sequence ATGCTGCAGACCGAACTCGACACCGCTGTGCTCGACGAGCGTCTCGCCGCGGCGAAGGAGGCCTCCTACCGCCTTGCACGCGCGACGACGGCTGAGAAGAACGCTGCCCTCGAGCAGGTCTCGACGCTGCTGCGCGCCGCCGCCGCCGACATCATCGCCGCGAATGCCCTCGACCTCCAAGCTGGCCGCGACGCCGGCCTCGCGACCGGGCTCCTCGACCGGCTCGCGCTCGATGAGCGCCGCGTGGAGGCGCTCGCCGATGCCGTGCTCGAGGTCATCGGGCTGAGCGATCCCGTCGGCGAGACGGTGAGCGGCAGGTCGCTGCCGAATGGGGTGCGCATCGACCAGGTGCGAGTGCCCCTCGGCGTCATCGGCGCCATCTACGAGGCCCGGCCCAACGTGACGATCGACATCGCCGTGCTCGCGATCAAGAGCGGCAACGCGGCCGTGCTCCGTGGCGGCACCGCCGCCGAGCAGACGAACCGCGTCCTCGTCGAGGTACTTCGCGATGCCCTCGAAGCAGTCGGCCTGCCAGGTGCCGCCGTGCAGACGGTCGACGACTTCGGACGCGCCGGCGCGCGCCACCTCATGCAGGCCCGCGACTACGTCGACGTCCTGATCCCGCGCGGAAGCGCCGCGCTGATCCGCGCCGTGGTCGAGGAGGCGCGTGTTCCGGTCATCGAGACGGGCGCCGGCGTCGTGCACATGTTCCTCGACGAGAGCGCCCGCGAAGACTGGGCGGTCGAACTCGTGCACAACGCCAAGGTGCAGCGTCCGAGCGTCTGCAACGCACTCGAGACGCTGCTCGTGCACCGTGACGCCGCCCAGCGCCTGCTGCCCGCGGTGCTCGATCGGCTCGAGGCATCCGGTGTCACCGTGCACGCCGACGAGCGGGTACGGGCGTTGCGGCCCGAAGCCGCGCCGATCACCGACGACGAGTGGGCCACCGAGCACATGAGCCTCGACCTCTCGGTCGGCATCGTCGACTCCCTCGACGACGCGCTTGCGCACATCCGCCGGTATTCGACGAAGCACACGGAGTCGATCGTCACGAACGACCTCGCCAACGCCGAGCGGTTCCTGAACGAGGTGGATGCCGCAGCCGTCATGGTCAATGCCTCGACCCGCTTCACCGACGGGGCGGAGTTCGGGTTCGGCGCCGAGGTGGGAATCTCAACGCAGAAACTGCATGCTCGCGGCCCGATGGGCTTGCCCGAGCTCACGAGCACGAAGTGGATCGTGCGCGGCGCCGGACACGTGCGCGCCTGA
- the proB gene encoding glutamate 5-kinase, whose amino-acid sequence MIPRSRAEIPAATRIVVKVGSSSISGENAGQIGPLVDALATAHGRGAEVVLVSSGAIATGMPYLKLDERPTDLATQQAAASVGQNLLVFRYQDALDRYDIVAGQVLLTAGDLEHSTPRSNAQRAMDRLLALRILPIVNENDTVATHEIRFGDNDRLAALVAELIGAELLVLLSDVDALYTKPPHLPGAERIAHVPFGDALAGVEIGSVGRAGVGTGGAETKVSAARIAAESGAAVLITATPLVAEALAGREVGTWFDAAPEGRRAERREAGRHEAAGESALT is encoded by the coding sequence ATGATCCCGCGCAGTCGCGCCGAGATCCCGGCCGCGACCCGCATCGTCGTGAAGGTCGGCTCCTCGTCGATCAGCGGCGAGAACGCCGGGCAGATCGGCCCGCTCGTCGACGCGCTCGCGACGGCGCACGGACGCGGCGCCGAGGTGGTGCTCGTCTCCTCGGGCGCGATCGCGACCGGCATGCCGTACCTGAAGCTCGATGAGCGCCCCACCGACCTCGCAACGCAGCAGGCCGCGGCATCCGTCGGGCAGAACCTGCTCGTGTTCCGGTACCAGGACGCGCTCGACCGGTACGACATCGTCGCCGGGCAGGTGCTCCTCACGGCCGGCGACCTCGAGCATTCGACGCCGCGCTCCAACGCCCAGCGTGCGATGGACCGGCTCCTCGCGCTGCGGATCCTGCCGATCGTGAACGAGAACGACACGGTCGCGACGCACGAGATCCGGTTCGGAGACAACGACCGGCTCGCGGCCCTCGTCGCCGAGCTCATCGGCGCCGAGTTGCTCGTGCTGCTCTCCGACGTCGACGCGCTCTACACGAAACCGCCGCACCTTCCGGGGGCGGAGCGCATCGCCCACGTGCCCTTCGGCGACGCCCTCGCCGGGGTCGAGATCGGTTCGGTCGGCCGAGCGGGCGTCGGCACCGGGGGAGCGGAGACGAAGGTCTCGGCCGCGCGCATCGCAGCCGAGTCCGGCGCCGCGGTGCTCATCACCGCCACGCCGCTCGTGGCCGAGGCACTCGCGGGGCGAGAGGTCGGCACGTGGTTCGACGCCGCACCCGAAGGCCGTCGAGCCGAGCGTCGTGAAGCAGGTCGTCACGAAGCTGCCGGAGAATCCGCGCTCACCTAG
- the obgE gene encoding GTPase ObgE codes for MVSFVDEVTLFLRAGHGGNGCVSVRREKFKPLAGPDGGNGGHGGDIELLADPNTTTLLAYHGRPHRTSSNGQPGMGDHRSGAAGEPLELPVPIGTVVKDEDGNELADLTAPGMRFLAAAGGQGGLGNAALASTKRKAPGFALLGTLGEEREITLELKTIADVALVGYPSAGKSSLIAALSSARPKIAEYPFTTLHPNLGVVQAGDHRFTVADVPGLIEGASEGKGLGLEFLRHVERCSALLHVVDCATLEPGRDPVTDLDIILRELAAYPVPEGQVPLLERPQLVALNKIDVPEGRELAEFVKPEFEARGYRVFEISTVSHEGLRQLGFALGELVDETRAAAVAALAATPERIVIRPKNSDEGGFTVRAEGGSYGTLYRVLGRKPERWVQQTDFTNDEAVGYLADRLARLGVEDELVRAGAVAGSTVVIGKGSGVVFDWEPTLTSTAELITAPRGADLRLDENRRATRNERRTDYHERMDAKAEARAELERERAAGMWPDDDDAEPQLDAEATATATAVEGSGDEGER; via the coding sequence ATGGTCAGCTTCGTCGACGAGGTGACGCTGTTCCTGCGTGCCGGTCATGGCGGGAACGGCTGCGTCTCGGTGCGCCGTGAGAAGTTCAAGCCCCTCGCGGGCCCCGACGGCGGCAATGGCGGACACGGTGGCGACATCGAGCTCCTCGCCGACCCCAACACCACGACGCTCCTCGCGTACCACGGACGCCCGCACCGCACCTCCTCGAACGGCCAGCCCGGCATGGGCGACCACCGCTCCGGCGCAGCCGGGGAGCCGCTCGAACTGCCGGTTCCCATCGGCACCGTCGTCAAAGACGAAGACGGCAACGAGCTCGCCGACCTCACGGCTCCCGGCATGCGATTCCTCGCCGCCGCCGGTGGTCAGGGCGGCCTCGGCAATGCGGCGCTCGCCTCCACGAAGCGCAAGGCGCCCGGCTTCGCGCTGCTCGGCACGCTCGGCGAAGAGCGCGAGATCACCCTCGAGCTGAAGACCATCGCGGATGTCGCGCTCGTCGGCTACCCATCGGCCGGCAAGTCGAGCCTCATCGCCGCACTCTCCTCGGCCCGCCCGAAGATCGCCGAGTACCCGTTCACCACGCTGCACCCGAATCTCGGCGTCGTACAGGCCGGCGATCACCGGTTCACCGTCGCCGACGTACCCGGCCTCATCGAGGGCGCGAGCGAGGGCAAGGGCCTCGGCCTCGAGTTCCTCCGTCATGTCGAGCGCTGCTCGGCGCTCCTGCACGTCGTCGACTGCGCGACACTCGAGCCCGGGCGCGACCCGGTCACCGACCTCGACATCATCCTGCGCGAGCTCGCCGCCTACCCGGTGCCCGAGGGCCAGGTGCCGCTCCTCGAGCGCCCCCAGCTCGTCGCACTGAACAAGATCGACGTGCCCGAGGGGCGCGAGCTCGCCGAGTTCGTGAAGCCCGAGTTCGAAGCGCGGGGCTACCGTGTCTTCGAGATCTCCACCGTCAGCCATGAGGGTCTCCGCCAGCTCGGCTTCGCGCTCGGAGAACTCGTCGACGAGACGAGGGCGGCAGCAGTGGCGGCCCTCGCCGCGACGCCTGAGCGCATCGTCATCCGTCCGAAGAACAGCGACGAAGGCGGCTTCACCGTGCGCGCCGAGGGTGGCAGCTACGGCACGCTCTACCGCGTGCTCGGACGCAAGCCCGAGCGATGGGTGCAGCAGACCGACTTCACGAACGACGAGGCCGTCGGCTACCTCGCCGACCGGCTCGCGCGACTCGGCGTCGAAGACGAGCTCGTTCGCGCCGGCGCGGTCGCCGGCTCGACGGTCGTCATCGGCAAGGGCTCCGGCGTCGTCTTCGACTGGGAGCCCACCCTCACGTCCACGGCCGAACTCATCACCGCCCCCCGAGGCGCCGACCTCCGTCTCGACGAGAACCGGCGTGCCACGCGCAACGAGCGTCGCACCGACTACCACGAGCGCATGGACGCGAAGGCCGAGGCACGAGCCGAGCTCGAGCGCGAGCGCGCGGCCGGCATGTGGCCCGATGACGACGATGCCGAGCCGCAGCTCGACGCCGAAGCGACCGCGACCGCAACCGCCGTGGAGGGTTCGGGCGACGAGGGCGAGCGATGA
- the rpmA gene encoding 50S ribosomal protein L27 — MAHKKGASSTRNGRDSNAQRLGVKRFGGQVVGAGEIIVRQRGTHFHPGAGVGRGGDDTLFALEAGAVQFGHKGGRKVINIVAVGE; from the coding sequence ATGGCACACAAAAAGGGAGCGAGCTCTACTCGCAACGGTCGTGACTCCAACGCCCAGCGCCTCGGCGTGAAGCGGTTCGGTGGCCAGGTCGTCGGCGCGGGCGAGATCATCGTCCGCCAGCGCGGCACCCACTTCCACCCGGGCGCGGGCGTCGGTCGCGGTGGCGACGACACGCTGTTCGCGCTCGAGGCGGGCGCAGTGCAGTTCGGTCACAAGGGCGGCCGCAAGGTCATCAACATCGTGGCGGTCGGCGAATAG
- the rplU gene encoding 50S ribosomal protein L21 — protein MVYAVVRAGGRQEKVEVGTIVTMDRIKADKDGNVKLAAVLLVDGEKITSDAESLAKITVTAEVLNDLRGPKIVIQKFKNKTGYKKRQGHRQDLTRVKVTGIK, from the coding sequence GTGGTTTACGCAGTAGTGCGCGCCGGCGGCCGGCAGGAGAAGGTCGAAGTCGGCACCATCGTGACGATGGACCGTATCAAGGCAGACAAGGACGGCAACGTCAAGCTCGCCGCGGTCCTCCTCGTCGATGGAGAGAAGATCACCTCCGACGCCGAGTCGCTCGCAAAGATCACGGTCACGGCTGAGGTTCTCAACGACCTCCGTGGCCCCAAGATCGTGATCCAGAAGTTCAAGAACAAGACCGGCTACAAGAAGCGCCAGGGGCACCGTCAGGACCTCACGCGCGTCAAGGTCACCGGAATCAAGTAG
- a CDS encoding DUF4031 domain-containing protein: MTVLIDTPLWPKHGTVWAHLVSDESIEELRAFADRAGLPPRSFDLDHYDVPVERYDELVAAGAEAVTPRELVERLRRSGLRVTPRERRARNLSD, encoded by the coding sequence ATGACCGTGCTCATCGACACGCCGCTCTGGCCGAAGCACGGCACCGTCTGGGCGCACCTCGTGAGCGACGAATCGATCGAGGAGCTGCGCGCGTTCGCCGATCGCGCCGGGTTGCCGCCGCGGTCGTTCGACCTCGACCATTACGACGTGCCGGTCGAACGGTACGACGAGCTCGTCGCCGCCGGCGCCGAGGCCGTCACGCCGCGCGAGCTCGTCGAGCGGCTGCGCCGCAGCGGGCTGCGGGTCACGCCGCGTGAACGACGTGCCCGCAACCTGAGCGACTGA
- a CDS encoding Rne/Rng family ribonuclease, whose amino-acid sequence MVEGNENHTNEPESGSGTPKRRGGLFGARRGSRGKATEERRNAGGVEPEAKPAVTDAPSGVSGAGDVPAAADEAAAPVASVEADAGTTVEPDDTVDGGGAASAPEPEPASPIPATLTTTSLIFHAPPVLVQVERPEGDERETPAEADEASTLRRRTRRRSGEENRVNGDEPVNTVVKVRKPREPELITEPQKVKGSTRLEAKKQRRRDGRDAGRRRAVITESEFLARRESVDRSMVVREKGGRIQIGVLEDGVLVEHYVARNQEASLIGNVYLGRVQNVLPSMEAAFVDIGRGRNAVLYSGEVDWEAAAENGEKNQPRRIELALKPGDRVLVQVTKDPVGHKGARLTSQVSLPGRYLVYVPNGSMNGISRKLPDTERARLKKILKDVLPDNVGVIVRTAAEGATEEQLTLDVNRLIAQWADISTQLEKVQAPALLHSEPDLLIKIVRDVFNEDFQKMVIEGDEARQTIERYLRAVAPDLLERVEAYTGERDSFDEFRISEQIEKALERKVWLPSGGSLVIDRTEAMTVVDVNTGKFVGSGGNLEETVTKNNLEAAEEIVRQLRLRDIGGIIVVDFIDMVLETNRDLVLRRLVECLSRDRTKHQVAEVTSLGLIQMTRKKLGLGLLESFSEPCEVCAGRGIVVHHEPIMKHRAPQQQPERRRGRGAQQQPAQAPAEPKAHTGTHAITEDVKHALAQIAASTIPHSEQKPAAEVPDVEPKAAASRNSAQSENGRSERRRGRHRRVIQEQGAAESTPSREAEEPAQAPEPALPLALLDLPVPAAERPAPARVPEAEVLLDSVLDALPAPKKAGEGRSRSRRVSTAALSTAGAAPVITRADDADATAASGSSD is encoded by the coding sequence ATGGTGGAAGGCAACGAGAACCACACGAACGAACCTGAATCCGGCAGCGGTACGCCGAAGCGACGCGGGGGACTGTTCGGCGCGAGGCGCGGCAGCCGCGGCAAGGCGACAGAAGAGCGTCGCAACGCCGGCGGCGTCGAGCCCGAGGCGAAGCCCGCGGTGACGGATGCCCCTTCGGGGGTCTCCGGCGCCGGTGACGTGCCGGCCGCTGCCGACGAGGCCGCCGCTCCTGTTGCGTCGGTCGAGGCCGACGCCGGCACCACGGTCGAGCCTGACGACACGGTCGACGGCGGGGGAGCGGCATCCGCGCCCGAGCCCGAGCCCGCGTCGCCGATTCCGGCGACCCTCACGACGACGTCGCTGATCTTCCACGCGCCGCCGGTGCTCGTCCAGGTCGAGCGGCCCGAAGGCGACGAACGCGAGACGCCCGCCGAAGCCGACGAGGCGTCGACCCTCCGTCGCCGCACCCGCCGCCGCAGCGGCGAGGAGAACCGCGTCAACGGCGACGAGCCGGTGAACACGGTCGTCAAGGTGCGCAAGCCCCGCGAGCCCGAGCTCATCACCGAGCCGCAGAAGGTCAAGGGCTCCACGCGACTCGAGGCGAAGAAGCAGCGCCGCCGCGACGGGCGCGACGCCGGCCGCCGTCGTGCGGTGATCACCGAGTCCGAGTTCCTCGCCCGACGCGAGTCCGTCGACCGTTCCATGGTCGTGCGCGAGAAGGGCGGGCGCATCCAGATCGGCGTACTCGAAGACGGCGTGCTCGTCGAGCACTACGTCGCCCGCAATCAAGAGGCGTCGCTCATCGGCAACGTCTACCTCGGCCGCGTCCAGAACGTGCTGCCGAGCATGGAGGCGGCGTTCGTCGACATCGGCCGTGGTCGCAACGCCGTGCTCTACTCCGGTGAGGTCGATTGGGAGGCCGCTGCCGAGAACGGCGAGAAGAACCAGCCGCGCCGCATCGAGCTCGCCCTCAAGCCGGGCGATCGTGTGCTCGTGCAGGTCACGAAGGACCCGGTCGGCCACAAGGGCGCCCGGCTCACGAGCCAGGTCTCGCTGCCCGGTCGCTACCTGGTGTACGTGCCGAACGGGTCGATGAACGGCATCAGCCGCAAGCTCCCCGACACCGAGCGCGCGCGCCTGAAGAAGATCCTGAAAGACGTGCTGCCCGACAACGTGGGCGTCATCGTGCGCACCGCCGCCGAGGGCGCCACCGAGGAGCAGCTCACGCTCGACGTGAACCGGCTCATCGCCCAGTGGGCTGACATCTCGACCCAGCTCGAGAAGGTGCAGGCACCAGCGCTCCTGCACTCCGAGCCCGACCTGCTGATCAAGATCGTGCGCGACGTCTTCAACGAGGACTTCCAGAAGATGGTCATCGAGGGCGATGAGGCGCGCCAGACCATCGAGCGCTACCTTCGCGCCGTCGCCCCCGACCTCCTCGAGCGCGTCGAGGCCTACACGGGCGAGCGCGACTCGTTCGACGAGTTCCGCATCTCCGAGCAGATCGAGAAGGCGCTCGAGCGCAAGGTCTGGCTGCCGTCGGGCGGCTCGCTCGTCATCGACCGCACCGAGGCGATGACCGTCGTCGACGTCAACACCGGCAAGTTCGTCGGCTCGGGCGGCAACCTCGAAGAGACGGTCACGAAGAACAACCTCGAGGCGGCCGAAGAGATCGTCCGCCAGCTCCGGCTGCGCGACATCGGCGGCATCATCGTCGTCGACTTCATCGACATGGTGCTCGAGACGAACCGCGATCTCGTACTTCGCCGGCTCGTCGAGTGCCTCTCACGCGACCGCACGAAGCACCAGGTCGCCGAGGTCACCTCGCTCGGCCTCATCCAGATGACCCGCAAGAAGCTCGGCCTCGGCCTCCTCGAGTCGTTCAGCGAGCCCTGCGAGGTCTGTGCCGGCCGCGGCATCGTCGTGCACCATGAGCCGATCATGAAGCACCGCGCACCGCAGCAGCAGCCCGAGCGCCGGCGCGGTCGCGGCGCACAGCAGCAGCCCGCGCAGGCTCCCGCCGAGCCGAAGGCCCACACCGGAACGCACGCCATCACCGAAGACGTGAAGCACGCGCTCGCGCAGATCGCGGCCTCGACGATCCCGCACTCCGAGCAGAAGCCGGCCGCCGAGGTCCCCGACGTCGAGCCCAAGGCAGCGGCCAGCCGCAACTCGGCGCAGTCCGAGAACGGGCGCAGCGAGCGCCGTCGCGGGCGTCACCGCCGGGTGATCCAAGAGCAGGGCGCAGCAGAGTCCACGCCGTCGCGCGAGGCCGAGGAGCCCGCGCAGGCCCCTGAACCGGCGTTGCCGCTGGCGCTGCTCGACCTGCCCGTGCCTGCGGCTGAGCGCCCGGCTCCGGCGCGCGTGCCCGAGGCTGAGGTGCTCCTCGACTCGGTGCTCGATGCGCTTCCCGCTCCGAAGAAGGCGGGCGAGGGCCGGTCGCGCAGTCGTCGGGTTTCCACCGCCGCGCTCAGCACCGCCGGCGCGGCACCGGTCATCACCAGGGCCGACGACGCCGATGCCACTGCGGCATCCGGGTCATCCGACTGA